The genomic window CTGAGCGTGCTGGAGGGCGGTACGGCGGTACCACCGGGGCGCAGGGTGCTGCCGACGCGTCAGGGCTACCACCGGCGGCCGACGTTCCTGTCCAACGTGGAGACGTTCGCCCAGCTCGCGGTACTGGCGCGACTCGGATCCCGGAGGTTCAGCAGCACCGGCCTGACCAGTGAGCCTGGTACGCAGCTCCTGACGATCGGGGGCACTGTACAGAGGCCCGGTGTGATCGAGACACCGACCGGTGTCCCGCTGGACACAGTCCTGCAGTACGCCGGTGCCGAGCCGGGCCCCGTACTACTGGGCGGGTACCACGGCCGCTGGCTGCCCACGACCGAGGGTGTGACGCTCCAGCGACCCGAGGTGTCCGCCGGCATCATCCTGGCGCTGGGCTCCGACACCTGCCCGCTGGGAGAGGTCACCCGGATCGCAGAGTGGCTGAGAGGTCAGTCAGCAGGCCAGTGCGGGCCGTGTATCTTCGGTCTCGCCTCACTTGTCGACGACTTCGCCAGGATGACCGTCGGCGATCCGGAGGGCTGGTACGGCGCGCAGCGGCATCTCGGGCTGGTTCCGGGCCGCGGAGCGTGCGCGCACCCGGACGGCGTTGCGAGGTTCCTCACATCGGCGCTCAAGGTTTTCGACCACGACGTACGCCGTCATCTGAACGGGCACGGGTGCGGCCGGCCTGTGCTCGGAGTGCTCGGAGGGACCCGATGAGCAAGCTGGAGATCGACTGGACGCGGTGCGACGGACACGGCTTGTGCGCAGGGCTGTTGCCCGACGACGTGGTCCTCGACGAGTGGGGTTTCCCGGTGCTCCGGGGCCGCGAAATCACCCCGGGTGAGCTCCCGGACGCACGCCGCGCCGTCCTCGCCTGCCCCGCTCTCGCCCTACGCCTCACCAAACGATGACAGGCCCGTCCCGACACCACACCAGTGACAAAGGTGGACTAATCTCTGAGTGACCGCACAATGTCGTGCGGTCCGGCGGCAGCGACGCCGACGTCACGTGTGGAGACGGTGGGGAATGCAGAGCAAGCTGGACGTTCTGAAGGCCGATGTGATCGCCAAGGCGGTGGCCACGGGAACCCATGGGCACGACAAAATGGTCGAGCCGGACAGGCTGAAGACCTTCCTCGAGCAGTACTACCGGCATGTCGCCGCCGAGGACGTCGCCGAGCGCCAGCCGAACGACTGCCTGGGTGCAGCCCGGCACCACTACAAGTCCGCCATGACCCGGCCGCAGGGCACCGCGAAGGTGCACGTCTTCACCCCGACGCCGGAGGAGAACGGCTGGTCCGCCGCCGGCCGTACCGTGGTCGAGATCGTCGTCGACGACATGCCGTTCCTGGTGGACAGCGCGGCGATGGTGATCACCGAGCGCAACCTCGAGTTGCAGCTGCTGATCCACCCGCAGTTCGTGGTCCGCCGTGACGTCGCCGGCATGCTGCAGGAGGTGTTGGAGGACACCACCAGCGCGGACGGGCACGACCTGGTCCGCGAGAGCTGGATGCACCTCGAGATCGAGCGGATCGCCGACGTCGCCGAACACCGCGCCCTCGAGCAGGAGCTGCTGAAGGTCCTGAACGACGTCCGCGAGGCGGTCGAGGACTGGCCGAAGATGCACGAGAAGGCGGTCAGCATCGCCGCCGGCCTGAACGCCGCTGACCTGCCAGTGCCGGAGAGCGAGGTGGAGGAAGCGCGCGAGCTGCTGGAGTGGTTGGCCGACGAGCACTTCACCTTCCTCGGCTACCGCGAGTACGACTTCAGCATGGAGGGCGACCAGGGCATCCTCCGCGGCAGCCCGGGGACCGGCCTGGGCATCCTCCGGCCGGACCCGAAGCCAGGCTCCGGCAAGCTGCCCCCGGAGGTGAGCGCCAAGGCGCAGGAGCGCAAGCTGCTGATCCTCACCAAGGCGAACTCCCGCTCCACCGTGCACCGCTCGACCTACCTGGACTACGTCGGCATCAAGCAGTTCGACGAGGACGGTCAACCGGTCCGTGAGTGCCGGTTCATCGGTCTGCTGTCGTCGACGGCGTACACCGAGAGCGTCATGCAGGTCCCGGTGCTGCGGCGCAAGGCGCTGGAGCTGTTCCGGCTGACCGGCTTCGACCCGAACAGCCACAGCGGCAAGGGCCTGCTCGACGTGCTGGAGACCTACCCGCGCGACGAGCTGCTGCAGGCTCCTGTCGAGGACCTGCTGCCCATCGTGCAGTCGGTGCTGCACCTCCAGGAGCGTCGCGCGGTCAAGCTGTTCGTACGCCGTGATGTCTACAACCGGTACCTGTCCTGCCTGGTGTACCTGCCGCGTGACCGGTACACCACGGCGGTCCGCCTGCGCATGCAGCAGATCCTGAAGGACGCCATCCGCGCGGAGAGCGTGACGTACGCCGCGTACGTCACGGAGTCCGTGCTGGCCCGCGTGCACTTCGTCGTACGCATGAAGCAAGGTGAGACCGTCGGAGAGTACGACGCGGACACCCTGGAGCAGCAGGTCGTCGAGGCGACCCGTGCCTGGGAGGACGACTTCACCGCGGCGCTGCATGCACAGGGCGGCGACGGCGCGGTCACCAAGCTCTTCCGTCGGTACGCCCACGCCTTCCCGGAGGCGTACAAGGAGGACTTCGACGCGCGCGTAGCGGTCAACGACGTCCACGTGCTCGAGGGGCTGCCCGCGGACAACGGGCTGGCCATGTCGCTGTACAGCCCGATCAACGAGGAGTGGGAGAGCGAGCGGCGGTTCAAGGTGTTCCGCACCGGGTCGCCGTTGTCGCTCTCGCAGGTCCTGCCGCATCTGAGCGCGATGGGCGTCGAGGTGGTCGACGAACGCCCGTACGAGATCCGCTGTGCCGACGGCACGATGGCCTACATCTACGACTTCGGTCTGCGTGCGCCTGAGGACACCGAGGAGCGCGAGGAGCTGCGCACGCTGTTCTCCGACACGTTCCAGGCCGTCTGGGAAGGACGGGCCGAGTCCGACAAGCTCAACGCCCTCGTACTGCGTGGCAGCCTCAGCTGGCGGCAGGTGTCGATCCTGCGCGCGTACCAGCGCTACATGCGCCAAGGCGGTACCCCGTTCAGCCAGGACTACATCGAGAACACCTTCCTGAACCACGTGGACGTGGCAGGCCTCCTGGTACGGCTGTTCGAGACCAGCTTCGACCCGGCGCGCGGCCCGGCCGACGACCCGGAGCGGACGATGCTTACGGACCAGTTGGAGAAGGAGATCCTGGCCGCGCTCGACACGGTGCAGAGCCTGGACGAGGACCGCATCCTGCGCTCGTACCTGACCGTGATGAAGGCGACGCTCCGGACGAACTACTTCCAGCCGGGGCCGGACGGGCAGCCGCGGTCGTACATCTCGCTCAAGCTGGAGCCGAAGGCGATCCCGGACCTGCCGCAGCCGCGGCCGGCGTACGAGATCTTCGTGTACTCGCCGCGGGTCGAGGGTGTGCACCTGCGCTTCGGCGCAGTCGCGCGCGGCGGTCTGCGCTGGTCGGACCGGCGCGAGGACTTCCGCACCGAGGTGCTCGGTCTGGTCAAGGCACAGATGGTGAAGAACTCGGTGATCGTGCCGGTCGGCGCGAAGGGCGGGTTCTACGCCAAGCAGTTGCCGGACCCGTCGGTGGACCGGGACGCGTGGCTGGCCGAGGGCATCGCGTCGTACAAGACCTTCATCTCCGGGCTGCTGGACATCACCGACAACATCGTTGCCGGTGACATCGTTCCGCCCCGGGACGTGGTCCGCTACGACGGCGACGACGCGTACCTGGTGGTTGCCGCCGACAAGGGCACGGCGACGTTCTCCGACATCGCGAACGGTGTCGCGAAGGAGTACGGGTTCTGGCTGGGCGACGCGTTCGCGTCCGGCGGCTCGGTCGGGTACGACCACAAGGCGATGGGGATCACCGCCCGCGGCGCGTGGGAATCGGTCAAGCGGCACTTCCGCGAGATGGGCATCGACTGCCAGAGTCAGGACTTCACTGTCGTCGGTGTCGGCGACATGTCCGGTGATGTGTTCGGCAACGGGATGCTGCTGTCCGAGCACATCCGGCTGGTCGCCGCGTTCGACCACCGGCACATCTTCCTGGACCCGGCGCCGGACGCGGCCGCATCGTTCGCGGAACGCCGCCGGCTGTTCAACCTGCCGCGGTCGTCGTGGGCCGACTACGACGCCTCGCTGATCTCCACCGGCGGTGGCGTGTACCCGCGGACCGAGAAGTCGATCCCGATCTCGCCGGAGGTGCGCGACGCGCTCGGGATCGACGGCGGCGTGACGAAGCTGACCCCGGCCGAGTTGATGAACGCGATCCTGAAGGCGCCGGTCGACCTGTTCTGGAACGGCGGCATCGGTACGTACGTGAAGTCCTCGGCCGAGTCGAACGCGGACGTCGGTGACAAGGCCAACGACGCGATCCGGATCAACGGCGCCGACCTGCGCGCCCGCGCGGTCGGCGAGGGCGGCAACCTCGGCTTCACCCAGCTCGGCCGGATCGAGTACGCCGCGGCCGGTGGCCGGATCAATACCGACTTCATCGACAACGTCGCCGGTGTCGACACCTCCGACCACGAGGTGAACATCAAGATCCTGCTCGACAAGGTGGTCGCGGACGGCGACCTGACCGAGAAGCAGCGCAACGACATCATCGCGTCGATGACCGACGAGGTCGGCGCGCTGGTGCTGAAGAGCAACTACCGGCAGAACATCGCGCTCGCCAACGCCGGCGCCCAGGCCCCCGCGCTGCTGCACGTCCACCAGGACTGGGTCCGGCGGCTGGAGCGCCAGGGCCTGCTCAACCGTGAGCTCGAGTTCCTGCCGAGCGTCAGCGAGTTCAAGCGGCGCAAGGCCGACGGGCGCGGGCTGACGTCGCCGGAGCTGTCGGTGCTGATCGCGTACACCAAGATCGTGATGGAAGCCGAGCTGCTCAAGACGTCGCTGCCGGACGACCCGTTCCTCAAGCACAAGCTGGCCAGCTACTTCCCGAAGGCGATCCAGGAACGGTTCGCCGACCAGATCCAGAGCCACCAGCTGCGCCGCGAGATCATCACGACGCAGGTCGTCAACGAGTTCGTCAACACCTCCGGCATCACGGCGTACCACCGGCTCTCGCTGGAAACCGGCGGGACCGAGGAGGACGTCGTCCGCGCGAACCTCGCGGCGTCGCGGATCTTCGCCCAGCCCGAGCTGCTGTCGCGGAACGCCGAGCTCGACAACGTGGTCGACGCCGAGACGCAGACCGGGATGCGGCTGGAGACCCGCACGCTGGTCGAGCGGGCGACCCGCTGGCTGGTGTCGAACCGGCGGCCACCGGTCGACATCGAGGAACTGATCGAGTTCTTCGGGCCGGGGATCGCGAAGCTGACCGCCGCGTTGCCCGACGTACTGCGCGGTCGTGAGCTCGCGCTGTTCGAGCAGCGGCGGGAAGCGCTGGTGCAGAAGCGGGTTCCGGAGGACTTCGCGACCCGGATCGCAGTCCTGCCGCCCGCGTATGCCGGACTCGGCATCGTGGAGACGGCGTCGCGCGACGACATCGACATCCTCGAAGTCGCGAAGGTGCATTTCGCGCTGGGAGAGCGGCTGCAGCTCGGACGTTTCCTGGAACGGATCATCGGACTGCCGCGCACCGACCGCTGGCAGACGATGGCCCGCGCCGCGCTGCGCGACGACCTGCACGCCGTGCACGCCCGGCTGACCCGTCAGGTTCTGGCCGGCACCGACGCCTCCGCCGAACCCGAGGATCGGGTCATCGCCTGGCAGGACCAGAACGCCGTGGCCCTGTCCCGTGCGTCCACCATGCTCGAGGAAATCGTCGAAACCGAGGGTCCTGAACTGGCCCAGCTGTCGGTCGGTCTGCGCCTGGTCCGGACTCTGATCGCCAACCAGGCTTAGGTTCTCAGCGTTCGGATACCACGACGTCGACGGAATACTGGTCGGCCCGGTAGCAGTGGCTGCCGTATTCGACCGGCGTTCCGTCGGCGGCGTAGGCGGAGCGGGTCATCGTGATGAGCGGCTCCGCCTTGGACATGTGCAGGGTGCGGCGTTCCTCGGCGGTTGCGTTGCGGGCGCCGATCCGCTGACGGGCCACCGTCGGGCGGATGCCGCGGGCGCGGAGTACGGCGTACAGGCCCTCGTGCGTGAGCTGTTCGAGGGTGAGGTCGTTGAGGGCCGGGGGCAACCAGTTGCGCATGATCGCGAGCGGCAGGTCGTCGGCGTACCGCAGCCGCACGATCGACACCAGCGGTGTACCGTGCGGGACCTCCAGGACGGCGGCGGCGCGTTCGTCCTGCGCGGCGCAGTCGAGGGCGAGTACTTCGGTCCGCGGTGTGCGGCCCTCGCGGGCGAGGTCGTCGTACAGACTGGTGAGCTCGGCCTTGCGGTGCACCATCTGGTTCGCGACGGTGGTCCCGATGCCGCGGCGGCGGACCAGCAGGCCCTGGTTGACCAGCTCGGAGATCGCCCGCCGCACCGTCGGCCGAGACAGGCTGAGCCGGTCCGACATGCCGATCTCGTTCTCGAACGGATCACCGGGCCGCAACCGTCCGTCGGTGATGGCAGCGGTCAGCTGCTCAGCCAGCTGGTGGTACAACGGCACCGGGCTGGACCGATCGAGCTGGATCGGCACGGTCATGGGCGGATGCTACCTCCTCATGTCCGGACGTGAGAATGTGTTAACAAAGTATTGACACCTCCGGTGCGTGGCCGGAAAGCTGACGGGCGAACCGGTGCGCCCCGTGGCTGTGTGGCGCGCATGAGATCGAGACAGGGGTGCGCGGATGCGGATCGGGCTGGTCGGGGTCGGGCGGATCGGGGCGTTCCACGCCGCGACGCTGAAGGAGTTGCCGGCGGTGGATCAGGTGGTCGTCGCCGACGCGGACCCGGCCCGGGCCCAGGCGATCGCGAAGGAACTGGGTGTCTCCTCGGTGCCCGACGTACCGGCGTTGCTCGCGTCCGGCCTGGACGGATTCGTGATCGCGGCGGCGACGTCCGCGCACGCGTCGCTGATCGAGGCGGGGCTCGCGGCCGGCGTACCGACGTTCTGCGAGAAGCCCGTCGCGCTCGACCTGGCGGAAACGTCGCGGGTGGTTGAGCTGGTCGAGGCGTCGACGGTGCCGGTGCACATCGGGTTCCAGCGCCGCTTCGACGCCGGGTACCAGGCCGCGCGGGCCGCGGTGCAGACGGGCGAGCTCGGCTTCGTCCACCACATCCGCGCCAACACCAACGACGCGTTCCCGCCGCACCACGAGTACATCCCCCAGAGCGGCGGCTTCTTCCGCGACTGCACGGTGCACGACTTCGACATCATCCGGTACGTCACGGGCCGCGAGGTGGTCAGCGTGTACGCCACCGGTGCGAACCGCGGCGAGACCTTCTTCGGCGAGTACGGCGACGTCGACTCGGCCGCGGCGCTGCTCACGCTGGACGACAGCACGTTCGTCGCGGTCAGCGGTACGCGGTACAACGGCGCCGGTCACGACGTACGGATGGAGTTGCACGGCAGCCTCGGGTCACTCGCCGTCGGCCTCGACTCGCACACCGCGCTCCGGTCGGCCGAACCCGGTGTCGCGTTCCCCGAAGGCCCGCCGCACATGACCTTCATGGACCGCTTCCAGCCCGCGTACGTCGCCGAGCTGACCGCGTTCACCGAGGTCGTCGCCGGCACCCGCGAGGTACCGTGCACCGTCCGCGACGCGCTCGCCGCGTTCCGGATCGCCGACGCCTGCGAACTGTCCCGCCACGAAAACCGCATCGTCACGCTCTGAAGGGTTTCCATGACCGACATTGCTGCCCGGATCGCCGGTGCCCCGATCTCTTGGGGCGTGTGCGAGGTACCGGGCTGGGGTTGGCAGTACGACGCCGCGACCGTACTCGCCGAGATGCGCGAGACCGGGCTGGCGGCGACCGAGTTCGGGCCGGACGGGTTCCTGCCCGACGACCCGTCCGACAAGGCGAAGACGCTCGCGGATGTGGGGCTGCGGGCGGTCGGCGGCTTCGTTCCCGTCGTACTGCATGATCCGTCTGTTGACCCTTCCGCCGAGGTGGCTGCTGCTTTGGAGGGTTTCGTGGCAGCCGGCGCGGGGACGCTGGTGCTCGCCGCGGCGACGGGTTCGGATGGATACGACGATCGTCCGGTGCTGGACTCAGGCGGCTGGAGTACGTTGCTCGGCCGGCTCGACGGGCTGTCGGCGCTCGCCGCCTCCCGCGGCGTGCTGGCGACGATCCACCCGCACGTCGGCACGATGGTCGAGAACGCCGACGACGTCGCGCGGGTGCTGGACGGGTCGTCGATCGGCCTGACGTTGGACACCGGTCATCTGCTGATCGGCGGGGTCGACCCGGTGGCGCTGGCGGTCGAGAACGCCGCGCGGATCCGGCACACGCATCTGAAGGACGTCGACGCCGCGTGGGCCGCCCGGGTGCAGTCGGGCGAGGTCACCTACACCGACGCCGTACGCGCCGGTATGTACCGTCCGCTGGGCGCCGGCGACATCGACATCGCCACGATCGTCGGCACGCTGGAGAAGTCCGGGTACGACGGTTGGTACGTCCTCGAACAGGACACGATCCTGCAGGCGCGCCCGACCGACGAGGGGCCGGTGGCCGACGTACGGGCGAGTATCGCGCACCTCCACGAGATCGCGGCCACGGTTCGATGACGCCGGATGGTTCTTCGGCCTGCGAGGCGCCGACGGACCGGCGGGATGGGAAGGTCTGATGGTGGACGACGCACAGCTGGACGTACTGACGATCGGGCGGATCGGGGTCGACCTGTACCCGCTGCAGCTCGGCACGCATCTGGAAGATGTCACCTCGTTCGGGAAGTTCCTCGGCGGCAGCGCGACCAACGTCGCCGTCGCCGCGGCCCGGCACGGCCGCAGGTCCGCGGTGATCAGCCGGACCGGCAACGACCCGTTCGGCACCTTCATCCACCGCACCCTCGGTGAACTCGGCGTCGACGACCGCTTCGTCACCCCGGTGGACGGCCTGCCGACCCCGATCACGTTCTGCGAGATCTTCCCGCCGGACAACTTCCCGCTGTACTTCTACCGCTTCCCCAAGGCCCCCGACCTCGTCATCAACCCGTCCGAACTGGACCTCACCGCCATCCGCAACGCCCGCATCTACTGGTCCACCGTCACCGGCCTCTCCGCCGAACCCTCCCGCTCCGCCCACTTCACCGCCTGGCAAGCCCGCGGCCACGTAACCTCCACACCCCCCACCGCCACCACCGGCATCCCCGCCCCCTCGACACCCTCCGATCCCCCACCCGCCGCCCCGCCCGCCCTGCCCGGCCCGTCCGGAGCTGACTTCGCCGCCGGGGCACCCGTCGGCCAGCCACCCGCCGGCGCAGGCGTGGCAGGTGCGGCCTCTTCCGGCGCACCGTCTTCTGGCGTGCCGTTCGACCCGGGTCCCCAGTTCACCGTGCTCGACCTGGACTACCGGCCGATGTTCTGGGCGGATCCGAGTGAAGCGCATGAGCAGGTATCACGGGCGCTGGAGTACTGCTCCGTTGCCGTCGGCAACCGTGAGGAGTGCGAGGTCGCCGTCGGCGAGACCGACCCGGACAAGGCCGCCCAGGCACTCCTCGACCGCGGCCTCGAACTGGCCGTCGTCAAACAAGGCCCCCGCGGCACCCTCGCCCGCACCCGCGACGAGCGCGTCGAAGTACCGCCGTACCCGGTCGAGGTCGTCAACGGCCTCGGCGCCGGCGACGGCTTCGGCGGCGCCCTCTGCCACGGCCTCCTCGCCGGCTGGCCCCTCGAAAAGATTATCCGCTTCGCGAACACCGCCGGCGCGATCGTCGCCTCCCGCCTCGAATGCTCCACCGCCATGCCCACGACCGCCGAAGTCCTCTCCCACCTGCGAGCCGAAGCATGACCCCCCACGACGAAGACCAGTACTCCGAGGACGCCCGCCCCCTCCCGATCCGCCCCCGCCCCACCGAAGCCCCGGACGCAACCATCCAAACCCCCGCCCCCAACGACCCCACCATCCAAACCCCCGGCCCGAACGACCCCACCGCCCAGGCCTCGCGCTCGCCGGCCTCCAACGACCCAACGATCCGTTTCTCCCACCCATCCGGATCGAATGATCCAACGCTCGCATTCTCCCGCCCAACGGCGCTCGACAATCCGACCGGCTCCTCACGCCCAACGGCGCCCGAGAATGCGACCGGCTCCTCACGCCCGACGGTGCCCGAGGATGCGACCGGCTCCCCACGCCCAACGGCGCCCGACGATCCCGCCCTCCCCACGCCCGCGGCAGCCACCCCCCGCCCGCCACAAGACCCCGCCTCGCAAGCCGCCACCTGGTGGGTAACACCGTCCCCAACAACCCCACCTGCCCCCACCCAGTCCCCAAACGACCGCATGCTCCACGGCCGCACGCCGAATGCCCCAACCCCCCGCGGCACGGCCCCGACCAACCCAGCGCCCGGCGGTACGCCCCGAAGCGACCTGGCGCCCGGTGGTACGGCCCCGAGCAACCCGGCGGCCGGCCGTACGGGCCCGAACGACCCACCGGGCGGAGGTACGACGCCGAGCAACGCGGAGGCCGGTGGTACGGCCCCGAGCGACCTGGCGGCCGGTGGTATGGCCACGAACGACCTAGCGGGCGGCCGTATGACACCGAGCAACGCGGCGGCCGATGGTATGGCCCGGACCCACCTGGCGGCCGGTGGTACAGCCCCGAAGGACCCGGCGACCGGTGGTACGACGCCAAGCGACCCACCGGCTCGCAGTACAGCCGCGGGCACTCCGACGGGCTCACCCCAGCATCGACAGGCACCGTCCGCGCCGACCCACGCCTCCGGCCCGACCGATCCAACAGTGGTAGCGCGCCGTCCGCAGAACACGGATGCGCCAACCGCCGGCAACGACCCCCGAACCGTCGTCGGCGGTGAACCGACCGGCCGGACCAACCCGATAGGTGCAATCGGCTCACCCGAACACCCCGCCCGCGGCGGGGACGCCACCGACCGCAGCCCGGCCTCGAACGACCCGACGGTGGTAGCGCACCGCCCCCACGACCTGAGCGCAGCCACGTACGCCGAACAGAACGACCCGACCGTGATCGGCCGCCACCCTGGAACCCTCCATGTACCAGGTGCCGACGACATCACAGTCATCTCGGACCCGAACGATCCCACCCTTGCCGCACGCCGACCGGCTGCCCCGTCACCCGGCGCCCGCATCACCGCCGCACACCGATCCGACGTATCGGAGCCCGACGATCCCACCATGGCAACACCCCGTACGGACGTCCCGCGGCCGGATGCCCACGCGCTCGCAGCCCGCCAGGGCGACGTACCAGAACCCAACACCCGCGGCGCTGCAACGGAACCAGCGAACGTACCTGCTGGAGCCGACTCACACGGAGTTGCTCCAGGGCGAGCCGACCTAGCTGCTGAGGCCGGCGCGCGCAGAGCTGCACCGGAGCGAGCGGGCGTACCTGCTGGAGCCGGCGCACACGGAGATGCTCCGGAGCGAGCTGACCGGCTTGGTGGGGCGGACGCCCGTAGAGCTGTAACGGAGCGAGCTG from Kribbella jejuensis includes these protein-coding regions:
- a CDS encoding NADH-ubiquinone oxidoreductase-F iron-sulfur binding region domain-containing protein, whose product is MTHGPLPELSRDDYVQLCEAVGLRGRGGAAFPVALKLRDLPARGVEAVVVNGSESEPASRKDRLLLTQSPHLVLDGAVGLARALRAPHVLIAVHDAAAAMSLREALVERHDRLAVEVRETPGRFVAGEARAVLSVLEGGTAVPPGRRVLPTRQGYHRRPTFLSNVETFAQLAVLARLGSRRFSSTGLTSEPGTQLLTIGGTVQRPGVIETPTGVPLDTVLQYAGAEPGPVLLGGYHGRWLPTTEGVTLQRPEVSAGIILALGSDTCPLGEVTRIAEWLRGQSAGQCGPCIFGLASLVDDFARMTVGDPEGWYGAQRHLGLVPGRGACAHPDGVARFLTSALKVFDHDVRRHLNGHGCGRPVLGVLGGTR
- a CDS encoding ferredoxin, translating into MSKLEIDWTRCDGHGLCAGLLPDDVVLDEWGFPVLRGREITPGELPDARRAVLACPALALRLTKR
- a CDS encoding NAD-glutamate dehydrogenase — encoded protein: MQSKLDVLKADVIAKAVATGTHGHDKMVEPDRLKTFLEQYYRHVAAEDVAERQPNDCLGAARHHYKSAMTRPQGTAKVHVFTPTPEENGWSAAGRTVVEIVVDDMPFLVDSAAMVITERNLELQLLIHPQFVVRRDVAGMLQEVLEDTTSADGHDLVRESWMHLEIERIADVAEHRALEQELLKVLNDVREAVEDWPKMHEKAVSIAAGLNAADLPVPESEVEEARELLEWLADEHFTFLGYREYDFSMEGDQGILRGSPGTGLGILRPDPKPGSGKLPPEVSAKAQERKLLILTKANSRSTVHRSTYLDYVGIKQFDEDGQPVRECRFIGLLSSTAYTESVMQVPVLRRKALELFRLTGFDPNSHSGKGLLDVLETYPRDELLQAPVEDLLPIVQSVLHLQERRAVKLFVRRDVYNRYLSCLVYLPRDRYTTAVRLRMQQILKDAIRAESVTYAAYVTESVLARVHFVVRMKQGETVGEYDADTLEQQVVEATRAWEDDFTAALHAQGGDGAVTKLFRRYAHAFPEAYKEDFDARVAVNDVHVLEGLPADNGLAMSLYSPINEEWESERRFKVFRTGSPLSLSQVLPHLSAMGVEVVDERPYEIRCADGTMAYIYDFGLRAPEDTEEREELRTLFSDTFQAVWEGRAESDKLNALVLRGSLSWRQVSILRAYQRYMRQGGTPFSQDYIENTFLNHVDVAGLLVRLFETSFDPARGPADDPERTMLTDQLEKEILAALDTVQSLDEDRILRSYLTVMKATLRTNYFQPGPDGQPRSYISLKLEPKAIPDLPQPRPAYEIFVYSPRVEGVHLRFGAVARGGLRWSDRREDFRTEVLGLVKAQMVKNSVIVPVGAKGGFYAKQLPDPSVDRDAWLAEGIASYKTFISGLLDITDNIVAGDIVPPRDVVRYDGDDAYLVVAADKGTATFSDIANGVAKEYGFWLGDAFASGGSVGYDHKAMGITARGAWESVKRHFREMGIDCQSQDFTVVGVGDMSGDVFGNGMLLSEHIRLVAAFDHRHIFLDPAPDAAASFAERRRLFNLPRSSWADYDASLISTGGGVYPRTEKSIPISPEVRDALGIDGGVTKLTPAELMNAILKAPVDLFWNGGIGTYVKSSAESNADVGDKANDAIRINGADLRARAVGEGGNLGFTQLGRIEYAAAGGRINTDFIDNVAGVDTSDHEVNIKILLDKVVADGDLTEKQRNDIIASMTDEVGALVLKSNYRQNIALANAGAQAPALLHVHQDWVRRLERQGLLNRELEFLPSVSEFKRRKADGRGLTSPELSVLIAYTKIVMEAELLKTSLPDDPFLKHKLASYFPKAIQERFADQIQSHQLRREIITTQVVNEFVNTSGITAYHRLSLETGGTEEDVVRANLAASRIFAQPELLSRNAELDNVVDAETQTGMRLETRTLVERATRWLVSNRRPPVDIEELIEFFGPGIAKLTAALPDVLRGRELALFEQRREALVQKRVPEDFATRIAVLPPAYAGLGIVETASRDDIDILEVAKVHFALGERLQLGRFLERIIGLPRTDRWQTMARAALRDDLHAVHARLTRQVLAGTDASAEPEDRVIAWQDQNAVALSRASTMLEEIVETEGPELAQLSVGLRLVRTLIANQA
- a CDS encoding GntR family transcriptional regulator; translation: MTVPIQLDRSSPVPLYHQLAEQLTAAITDGRLRPGDPFENEIGMSDRLSLSRPTVRRAISELVNQGLLVRRRGIGTTVANQMVHRKAELTSLYDDLAREGRTPRTEVLALDCAAQDERAAAVLEVPHGTPLVSIVRLRYADDLPLAIMRNWLPPALNDLTLEQLTHEGLYAVLRARGIRPTVARQRIGARNATAEERRTLHMSKAEPLITMTRSAYAADGTPVEYGSHCYRADQYSVDVVVSER
- a CDS encoding Gfo/Idh/MocA family oxidoreductase, with the translated sequence MRIGLVGVGRIGAFHAATLKELPAVDQVVVADADPARAQAIAKELGVSSVPDVPALLASGLDGFVIAAATSAHASLIEAGLAAGVPTFCEKPVALDLAETSRVVELVEASTVPVHIGFQRRFDAGYQAARAAVQTGELGFVHHIRANTNDAFPPHHEYIPQSGGFFRDCTVHDFDIIRYVTGREVVSVYATGANRGETFFGEYGDVDSAAALLTLDDSTFVAVSGTRYNGAGHDVRMELHGSLGSLAVGLDSHTALRSAEPGVAFPEGPPHMTFMDRFQPAYVAELTAFTEVVAGTREVPCTVRDALAAFRIADACELSRHENRIVTL
- a CDS encoding sugar phosphate isomerase/epimerase family protein; its protein translation is MTDIAARIAGAPISWGVCEVPGWGWQYDAATVLAEMRETGLAATEFGPDGFLPDDPSDKAKTLADVGLRAVGGFVPVVLHDPSVDPSAEVAAALEGFVAAGAGTLVLAAATGSDGYDDRPVLDSGGWSTLLGRLDGLSALAASRGVLATIHPHVGTMVENADDVARVLDGSSIGLTLDTGHLLIGGVDPVALAVENAARIRHTHLKDVDAAWAARVQSGEVTYTDAVRAGMYRPLGAGDIDIATIVGTLEKSGYDGWYVLEQDTILQARPTDEGPVADVRASIAHLHEIAATVR
- a CDS encoding 5-dehydro-2-deoxygluconokinase, with the protein product MVDDAQLDVLTIGRIGVDLYPLQLGTHLEDVTSFGKFLGGSATNVAVAAARHGRRSAVISRTGNDPFGTFIHRTLGELGVDDRFVTPVDGLPTPITFCEIFPPDNFPLYFYRFPKAPDLVINPSELDLTAIRNARIYWSTVTGLSAEPSRSAHFTAWQARGHVTSTPPTATTGIPAPSTPSDPPPAAPPALPGPSGADFAAGAPVGQPPAGAGVAGAASSGAPSSGVPFDPGPQFTVLDLDYRPMFWADPSEAHEQVSRALEYCSVAVGNREECEVAVGETDPDKAAQALLDRGLELAVVKQGPRGTLARTRDERVEVPPYPVEVVNGLGAGDGFGGALCHGLLAGWPLEKIIRFANTAGAIVASRLECSTAMPTTAEVLSHLRAEA